A window of Nitrospirota bacterium contains these coding sequences:
- the metG gene encoding methionine--tRNA ligase subunit beta, translating to SLVSIEDFLKIDLRAGKIISAERVPKSDKLLKLQIDLGSEIRQVVAGIGKRYSPEELIGLTIIVVANLNPAKLMGVESNGMILAAGGKEVSSLASFLSEVDPGAKIK from the coding sequence CTTCACTTGTTTCAATTGAAGATTTTCTAAAAATAGACCTGAGAGCAGGAAAAATTATATCGGCGGAAAGAGTCCCAAAATCAGACAAACTATTAAAACTTCAAATCGATTTGGGCAGCGAAATCCGTCAGGTTGTTGCAGGCATCGGCAAACGGTATTCCCCGGAAGAATTAATCGGACTGACCATCATCGTTGTGGCCAATCTGAATCCGGCAAAACTGATGGGAGTAGAATCAAACGGCATGATACTGGCTGCGGGAGGTAAAGAAGTCAGTTCCCTCGCTTCTTTTTTGTCGGAAGTCGACCCGGGAGCAAAGATAAAATAG